A genomic window from Halogeometricum borinquense DSM 11551 includes:
- a CDS encoding helix-turn-helix domain-containing protein, whose protein sequence is MAVRGATRAGTRLTLDLWHPNCWAIEATEQYPGGILAHAIYHAPETGTTTVNGLFTAYGDTVEEVETLLDAIEASEYGGEVQELQERFGQTAAQVAPGRVAREFFLEYDPADMVCPTLLQQGFVHSAPTRIEGGREYWKVCFAGERGNIETALDAVREEAGAEISVERIASSDTVEPERARRLGTLTPTQREVFELARERGYYQWPRGVSTRDLAAELDISKTTLLEHLRKAEAKLLDPDSN, encoded by the coding sequence ATGGCCGTACGCGGAGCAACGCGAGCGGGGACGCGTCTCACGCTGGACCTATGGCATCCGAACTGTTGGGCGATCGAAGCAACCGAACAGTATCCGGGTGGCATTCTCGCACACGCAATTTACCACGCGCCGGAGACAGGGACGACGACGGTGAACGGTTTGTTCACCGCCTACGGCGACACCGTTGAGGAAGTAGAGACGTTGCTGGATGCGATTGAGGCATCCGAATACGGTGGTGAGGTACAGGAACTACAGGAGCGATTCGGGCAGACTGCCGCGCAGGTCGCGCCCGGTCGAGTCGCGCGCGAATTCTTCTTGGAGTACGACCCGGCCGACATGGTCTGTCCGACGCTTCTCCAGCAGGGGTTCGTTCACAGCGCCCCCACCCGAATCGAGGGCGGGCGGGAGTACTGGAAGGTCTGTTTCGCCGGGGAACGAGGCAATATCGAAACCGCCCTCGACGCGGTCCGTGAGGAGGCAGGCGCAGAGATCAGCGTCGAGCGAATCGCGTCTTCAGACACTGTCGAACCCGAGCGTGCCAGACGACTGGGGACGCTGACGCCGACACAACGCGAGGTGTTCGAACTCGCGCGCGAACGCGGCTATTACCAGTGGCCGCGTGGGGTCTCGACGCGCGACCTCGCCGCAGAGTTGGACATCTCGAAAACGACGCTACTCGAACATCTCCGGAAGGCAGAAGCGAAACTGCTCGACCCCGACTCGAACTGA
- a CDS encoding branched-chain amino acid ABC transporter permease has protein sequence MSEETPTDTARRTSGLGGLYDTLVRSQSERNVLAGVAGIALVLLLATVLGVVRLPFLLSLLSLAGMYVLLTLGLNVQWGYAGLINFSVAAFWGIGAYSAALLSAPTSPLGLGLHPIFGFFAAIVVSAILAVLIGIPTLRLREDYLAIASLGLAEVVRRIILNEEQWTAGSSGISGIPELFESLPLTQNATNLAIIVGLIGLVYVFLRRVHRSPWGRVLRTIRSDEDLAKALGKNTYAFKMQAFVLGSIIMAIAGAFYVHMNLYIDPSDLIPLTTFYIWVAVILGGTGSNRGAVLGAATVIAIREGTRFLNDVQAFTALGLDLAPLRLLFVGVLIILVVRVRPEGLLPPRDELIWPGARREEGDE, from the coding sequence ATGAGCGAGGAGACACCTACCGACACTGCCCGGCGAACGAGCGGCCTTGGCGGACTCTACGACACGCTCGTCCGGTCGCAGAGCGAACGAAACGTCCTCGCGGGCGTCGCGGGTATCGCACTCGTTTTGCTGTTGGCGACGGTGCTCGGCGTCGTCCGTCTGCCGTTCCTACTTTCGCTGCTCTCGCTTGCAGGGATGTACGTCCTGCTTACGCTCGGGTTGAACGTCCAGTGGGGATATGCGGGCCTGATCAACTTCTCCGTGGCCGCGTTCTGGGGCATCGGTGCCTACTCGGCGGCGTTGTTGAGTGCGCCAACGTCCCCGCTCGGACTCGGATTACACCCGATATTCGGCTTCTTCGCGGCAATCGTCGTCAGTGCGATACTCGCCGTTCTCATCGGCATCCCGACGCTCCGCTTGCGCGAGGACTACCTCGCCATCGCATCGCTCGGACTGGCCGAAGTCGTCCGGCGAATCATCCTCAACGAGGAGCAGTGGACGGCTGGCTCTAGCGGCATCTCGGGTATCCCGGAACTGTTCGAGTCGCTGCCGCTGACGCAGAACGCGACGAACCTCGCGATCATCGTCGGCCTCATCGGCCTCGTCTACGTGTTCCTTCGACGGGTTCACCGCTCGCCGTGGGGCCGCGTCCTGCGAACGATTCGCTCCGACGAGGACTTAGCGAAGGCACTGGGGAAGAATACGTACGCATTCAAGATGCAAGCGTTCGTTCTCGGGTCGATTATCATGGCTATCGCGGGGGCGTTCTACGTCCACATGAATCTCTACATCGACCCTTCGGACCTCATCCCGCTGACGACGTTCTACATCTGGGTCGCCGTCATCCTCGGCGGCACCGGCTCGAACCGCGGCGCGGTCCTCGGTGCGGCAACGGTCATCGCCATCCGCGAAGGGACGCGCTTTCTCAACGATGTTCAGGCGTTCACTGCACTCGGTCTCGACTTGGCACCGCTCAGACTGCTGTTCGTCGGCGTTCTCATCATCCTCGTCGTTCGCGTGCGACCGGAGGGGCTGCTTCCGCCGCGCGACGAACTCATCTGGCCCGGCGCACGCCGGGAGGAGGGTGACGAATGA
- a CDS encoding branched-chain amino acid ABC transporter permease yields the protein MTLLVPLQGLNPAQFLVNGIVFSSVIVLASIGLSLVYSIADFANFAHGDTMTVGAFGALASAGVLAPAMEGILIFGFPVWMFVALLVGMAAAAVVVVLTEFVIYRPLDTGSIELLITSIGVALAYRAVIFLAFGTGSSRYGVPREGPIPVLRELFNIAVTPRQVVAVVSALVLVGTLHLVLQYTTLGRKMRATADDPNLARVSGIRTKEVIIAMWVIGGALAAAGGVFLGLETLIHPRMGFDILLIVFAAVILGGIGSVYGAMLGGLVIGLLYELTPLFSLVGIPIGTEYAAAVAFVIMVVILLVRPQGIAGDAT from the coding sequence ATGACGTTACTCGTCCCGTTGCAAGGGCTGAACCCGGCTCAGTTCCTCGTCAACGGTATCGTCTTCAGTAGCGTCATCGTGTTGGCCTCCATCGGCCTGTCGTTGGTGTACAGCATCGCTGACTTCGCTAACTTCGCGCACGGCGACACGATGACTGTCGGCGCGTTCGGTGCCCTTGCTTCCGCTGGCGTCCTCGCGCCCGCGATGGAGGGCATTCTCATCTTCGGCTTCCCGGTGTGGATGTTCGTCGCGCTGCTCGTCGGGATGGCCGCCGCCGCCGTCGTCGTCGTTCTGACCGAATTCGTCATCTACCGACCCCTCGACACGGGGTCTATCGAACTCCTCATCACGAGTATCGGCGTCGCTCTCGCGTACCGTGCGGTCATCTTCCTCGCATTCGGGACGGGGTCGTCGCGGTACGGCGTTCCCCGCGAAGGACCGATTCCGGTACTCCGCGAACTGTTCAACATCGCCGTGACGCCCCGGCAGGTCGTCGCCGTCGTCTCGGCACTCGTTCTCGTCGGCACGCTGCATCTCGTCTTGCAGTACACGACGCTCGGTCGGAAGATGCGCGCCACCGCGGACGATCCGAACCTCGCACGCGTGAGCGGGATCCGGACGAAAGAGGTCATTATCGCCATGTGGGTGATCGGCGGCGCGCTCGCCGCCGCGGGCGGTGTCTTCCTCGGATTAGAGACGCTCATTCACCCGCGCATGGGCTTCGACATCCTGCTTATCGTGTTCGCGGCGGTCATCCTCGGCGGCATCGGCTCCGTCTACGGTGCGATGCTCGGCGGCCTCGTCATCGGGCTGTTGTACGAACTGACGCCGCTTTTCAGTCTCGTTGGCATTCCTATCGGTACGGAATACGCCGCTGCCGTCGCGTTCGTCATCATGGTCGTCATTCTCCTCGTCCGGCCGCAAGGAATCGCGGGTGATGCGACATGA
- a CDS encoding DUF4112 domain-containing protein, whose protein sequence is MSESALSTREAHALRRVRFLAKIMDEAVTIPGTNVGIGLDSVVGLLPVSGDLVTAVVSLYAVGEAVRLGADRHVIGQMLFNVAIDFGVGSVPVLGDVFDAVWKSNVRNANLLEKHLNSR, encoded by the coding sequence ATGTCAGAGTCAGCGCTTTCGACGCGGGAAGCACACGCCCTTCGCCGGGTCCGGTTTCTTGCGAAGATCATGGACGAGGCGGTGACGATTCCCGGCACGAACGTCGGAATCGGGCTGGATTCGGTCGTCGGTCTGCTGCCGGTGTCGGGCGACCTCGTTACCGCCGTCGTATCGCTGTACGCCGTCGGTGAGGCGGTCCGTCTCGGCGCAGATCGGCACGTCATCGGACAGATGCTGTTCAACGTCGCTATCGACTTCGGTGTCGGGTCGGTCCCCGTTCTGGGCGACGTTTTCGACGCCGTCTGGAAGTCGAACGTCCGAAACGCAAACTTGCTCGAAAAGCACCTCAACAGCCGGTGA
- a CDS encoding universal stress protein, whose translation MYDRILVPTDGSDCANAAVDHAADLASKYDAEVHILYVVDVRVSGQGQWALDTEAVYEAGQEHGQAVVEQVAEQLESKAVAVKPVVKTGVPGREIREYVDEGACDLVVMGTHGRTGLDRYLLGSVAERIVRTSDVPVLTVRSDE comes from the coding sequence ATGTACGACCGAATTCTCGTGCCGACCGACGGAAGTGACTGTGCGAACGCCGCAGTCGATCACGCCGCAGACCTCGCCTCGAAGTACGACGCCGAAGTTCACATCCTCTACGTCGTGGACGTACGCGTGAGCGGTCAGGGGCAGTGGGCACTGGACACCGAAGCAGTGTACGAAGCGGGACAAGAACACGGTCAAGCGGTCGTCGAACAGGTGGCCGAACAGCTCGAATCGAAAGCCGTGGCCGTGAAACCAGTCGTCAAGACGGGTGTTCCCGGCCGCGAAATCCGAGAGTACGTCGATGAGGGGGCGTGTGACCTCGTTGTGATGGGGACGCACGGCCGGACGGGACTCGACCGCTATCTCCTCGGTAGCGTCGCCGAGCGCATCGTTCGCACGTCTGACGTGCCGGTGCTGACCGTCCGCTCGGACGAGTAA
- a CDS encoding SRPBCC family protein, giving the protein MTVRVRRAFEFDAPPADIWEFIADPRNRAEAISVVEKYDVEPNTNEVTWHVSLPIPILNSTVAIKTNDVERNPPRFVRFVGKSKVMRVSGEHTVEETETGSRLTNEFVVDGRVPGVERFFKRNLDRELENLEAALRETV; this is encoded by the coding sequence ATGACGGTACGTGTCAGGCGTGCGTTCGAGTTCGACGCTCCACCAGCGGACATCTGGGAGTTCATCGCTGACCCTCGAAACCGCGCAGAGGCGATCAGTGTGGTCGAGAAATACGACGTCGAACCGAACACCAACGAGGTAACCTGGCACGTTTCGCTCCCGATTCCCATCTTGAACTCGACGGTAGCCATCAAGACGAACGATGTCGAACGCAATCCACCCCGGTTCGTCCGATTCGTCGGGAAATCGAAAGTAATGCGCGTCTCCGGCGAACACACCGTCGAGGAGACCGAGACCGGCAGCCGCCTCACTAACGAATTCGTCGTTGATGGACGCGTTCCCGGTGTCGAGCGCTTCTTCAAACGGAATCTCGACCGTGAACTGGAGAATCTCGAAGCGGCGCTCCGAGAGACAGTATAG
- a CDS encoding DUF7123 family protein, whose protein sequence is MSDYTDEEQRIIAYLRESVGAGERYFRAKNIAEAIGLSAKQVGARLPRLAEKSEEVEIEKWGRARSTTWRVTVG, encoded by the coding sequence ATGAGTGACTACACCGACGAAGAACAGCGGATTATCGCCTACCTGCGGGAGAGTGTTGGCGCAGGCGAGCGATATTTCCGGGCGAAGAATATCGCCGAGGCCATCGGTCTCTCTGCGAAGCAGGTCGGTGCGCGTCTCCCGCGACTTGCAGAGAAGTCCGAGGAAGTCGAGATCGAAAAGTGGGGCCGCGCCCGGTCTACGACGTGGCGCGTCACCGTGGGATAG
- a CDS encoding ABC transporter ATP-binding protein — MSNHAGQTGSHEEMTYEGANLGKDDVVLRTEDLRKTFGGLVATDGVSVEIERGTITGMIGPNGAGKSTLFNLISGFYELDGGRVWVNDTDVTDLKPYETAREGLVRTFQTPRRLEGMTVREAMLVGATNQSGESILPLWLSPSKVLNEERANVERAERLLERFEIGHLIDQPSTDLSGGQLKLVELARAFTTDPDILLLDEPVAGVNPTLANDIKRFIRELNDEGQTFLIIEHDMPFIMDLADPVIVLDQGKVLMEGTPEAVRSDQRVIDAYLGGAGP, encoded by the coding sequence ATGAGTAACCACGCCGGACAGACCGGCAGTCACGAGGAGATGACCTACGAGGGGGCGAACCTCGGGAAGGACGATGTGGTGCTCCGGACGGAAGACCTCAGAAAGACGTTCGGTGGCCTCGTCGCCACCGACGGCGTCTCCGTCGAAATCGAACGTGGCACCATCACGGGGATGATCGGGCCGAACGGCGCTGGCAAGTCCACGCTGTTCAACCTCATCTCGGGATTCTACGAACTCGACGGCGGTCGCGTCTGGGTGAACGACACAGATGTGACGGATCTGAAACCGTACGAAACCGCAAGAGAGGGGCTCGTTCGGACCTTCCAGACGCCGCGACGGCTGGAGGGGATGACCGTCCGCGAGGCGATGCTCGTCGGCGCGACGAACCAGTCGGGGGAGTCTATCCTTCCCCTCTGGCTTTCGCCGTCGAAGGTGCTGAACGAAGAGCGAGCGAACGTCGAGCGCGCAGAACGGCTGCTCGAACGGTTCGAGATTGGCCACCTCATCGACCAACCGTCTACCGACCTCTCTGGCGGGCAGTTGAAACTAGTCGAACTCGCGCGGGCGTTCACGACGGATCCGGATATCCTGCTGTTGGACGAACCCGTCGCGGGGGTCAATCCTACGCTGGCGAACGATATCAAGCGATTCATCCGCGAACTCAACGACGAAGGGCAGACCTTCCTCATCATCGAACACGACATGCCGTTCATCATGGATCTCGCAGACCCAGTCATCGTTCTCGACCAAGGCAAAGTACTGATGGAGGGAACGCCGGAGGCAGTTCGCTCAGACCAACGCGTCATCGACGCCTATCTCGGGGGTGCCGGCCCATGA
- a CDS encoding proline dehydrogenase family protein → MIPPVANNFVAGEDVEGVLSHVAETNERGISGIVNLLGEHYDDRSDAAADTEVYLELAEQIDERDLDCCLSVKPSQIGLDIGEDVFRRNLSRIVEHADEHGIFVWVDMEDHDTTDATLDAFEENAREYGDVGVCVQANLKRTAEDLRRLADLPGKVRLVKGAYDEPKEIAYRDKATVDEKYREYLTFMFEEFDDGIAVGSHDVAMINHAADCYREYGTPFEVQMLMGVRENLQDELVDSMPVYQYVPYGPKWFSYFTRRVRERKENALFALRAVFG, encoded by the coding sequence ATGATACCACCGGTTGCGAACAACTTCGTCGCGGGAGAAGACGTCGAAGGGGTCCTCTCGCACGTCGCAGAGACGAACGAACGTGGAATCAGCGGCATCGTGAACTTACTCGGCGAACACTACGACGACCGTTCGGACGCGGCCGCCGACACCGAAGTGTATCTCGAACTCGCAGAGCAGATCGACGAGCGAGATCTGGATTGTTGTCTCTCGGTGAAACCATCGCAAATCGGTCTCGACATCGGTGAAGACGTGTTTCGACGGAACCTCAGCCGTATCGTCGAGCACGCTGACGAACACGGCATCTTCGTCTGGGTGGACATGGAAGACCACGACACGACTGATGCGACTCTCGACGCGTTCGAGGAGAACGCGCGAGAGTACGGTGACGTCGGCGTTTGTGTGCAGGCGAATCTGAAACGAACCGCAGAAGACCTGCGTCGGTTGGCCGACCTGCCGGGGAAGGTCCGTCTCGTAAAGGGCGCGTACGACGAACCGAAAGAAATCGCGTACCGGGACAAGGCGACGGTGGACGAGAAGTACCGCGAGTATCTGACGTTCATGTTCGAGGAGTTCGACGACGGTATCGCCGTCGGGAGTCACGACGTGGCGATGATCAACCACGCCGCCGACTGCTACCGCGAGTACGGGACGCCGTTCGAGGTACAGATGCTCATGGGCGTCCGCGAGAACCTGCAAGACGAACTTGTCGATTCGATGCCCGTCTACCAGTACGTGCCCTACGGTCCCAAGTGGTTCTCGTACTTCACCCGGCGGGTGCGTGAACGTAAGGAGAACGCGCTGTTCGCTCTGCGCGCCGTCTTCGGGTGA
- a CDS encoding ABC transporter ATP-binding protein, giving the protein MSAEDTVTEARAKRALDVSGVDSGYGEAQVLHDLNLHLERGEIVCLIGPNGAGKSTVLKTIFGLLKPWEGSVTLDGKDITGTDPEDLVRMGVGYVPQVDNVFGSLTIDENLRMGGVARSSGIEEVISELYERFPILRDKREAKARTLSGGQRQVLAFARALVMEPDVLLIDEPSAGLAPSIVEDVFEDVQTVNELGTAILMVEQNAREGLAISDRGYVLDQGSVAYEDDADDLLDNPEVSQLYLGGADYE; this is encoded by the coding sequence ATGAGCGCCGAAGACACCGTAACCGAAGCGCGCGCAAAGCGTGCGCTCGACGTGTCCGGCGTAGACTCGGGCTACGGGGAGGCGCAGGTGCTACACGACCTGAACCTCCACCTCGAACGCGGGGAAATCGTCTGTCTCATCGGTCCGAACGGAGCCGGAAAATCGACGGTGTTGAAGACGATTTTCGGCCTCCTGAAGCCGTGGGAAGGGAGTGTCACGCTCGATGGCAAAGACATCACGGGGACCGACCCCGAAGACCTCGTCCGCATGGGCGTTGGCTACGTCCCGCAGGTGGACAACGTGTTCGGGTCGCTCACCATCGACGAGAACCTGCGGATGGGCGGCGTCGCACGAAGCAGCGGCATCGAGGAGGTCATCTCCGAGTTGTACGAGCGGTTTCCTATCCTGCGCGACAAGCGTGAGGCGAAGGCGCGAACGCTCTCAGGCGGTCAACGTCAGGTGCTCGCGTTCGCCCGCGCACTCGTGATGGAACCCGATGTGTTGCTTATCGATGAACCCTCGGCCGGTCTCGCACCGAGCATCGTCGAAGACGTGTTCGAGGACGTACAGACGGTGAACGAACTCGGAACGGCTATCCTCATGGTCGAACAGAACGCTCGTGAGGGGCTCGCCATCTCCGACCGCGGCTACGTCCTCGATCAAGGCTCCGTCGCCTACGAGGACGACGCGGACGACCTACTCGACAATCCCGAGGTATCGCAACTGTACCTCGGTGGCGCGGACTACGAGTAG
- a CDS encoding aldehyde dehydrogenase family protein, whose amino-acid sequence MANGQVYQHYINGEWTDGTGDSTFESENPATGETLGEFRRGTPEDVDAALAAAKDAEEEWQALSHIDRAEYLWDIYHELKDRHEELGEIVSKECGKEISEGKADVTEAWHMVEWAAGDARHPKGDVVPSEIASKDAYMRRKPRGVIGCVTPWNFPVAIPFWHMAVSLVEGNTVVWKPAEQTPWCGQIIAEMFEDAGIPDGVFNMVQGFGDAGEAIVDDSRVDTVLFTGSAEVGHEIASKVGGEPGKLAACEMGGKNGIVVTENADLDIAVHSAVMSSFKTTGQRCVSSERLIVHESVYDEFKERFVEAAKNVAVGDPLKEDTFMGPLIEEGHHEKVTKYNELAKKEDVNVLVDRTELDADEIPDGHEEGYWIGPFVYEADAHADLRCTHEEVFGPHVALLEYSGDIEEAVEIHNDTNYGLAGAIISEDYREINYYRDNAEVGLAYGNLPCIGAEVHLPFGGVKKSGNGYPSAREVIEAVTERTAWTLNNSKDIEMAQGLSADIKTKED is encoded by the coding sequence ATGGCGAACGGCCAAGTGTACCAACACTACATCAACGGTGAATGGACAGACGGAACAGGTGACAGCACGTTCGAGAGTGAGAATCCGGCAACGGGCGAGACGCTTGGCGAATTCCGACGCGGGACGCCGGAAGACGTAGACGCCGCACTCGCAGCAGCCAAAGACGCCGAAGAGGAATGGCAAGCACTCTCGCACATCGACCGCGCAGAGTATCTCTGGGACATCTACCACGAACTCAAAGACCGCCACGAGGAACTCGGCGAAATCGTCTCCAAAGAGTGTGGAAAGGAGATTAGCGAAGGGAAAGCCGACGTGACCGAAGCGTGGCACATGGTCGAGTGGGCCGCAGGCGACGCCCGACACCCCAAGGGCGACGTGGTTCCCTCCGAAATCGCCTCGAAGGACGCCTACATGCGCCGCAAGCCCCGCGGCGTCATCGGCTGTGTCACGCCGTGGAACTTCCCGGTCGCGATTCCGTTCTGGCATATGGCTGTGTCCCTCGTCGAGGGGAACACCGTCGTCTGGAAGCCCGCCGAACAGACGCCGTGGTGCGGTCAGATCATCGCCGAGATGTTCGAGGATGCCGGCATCCCGGACGGCGTGTTCAACATGGTCCAAGGCTTCGGCGACGCTGGCGAAGCTATCGTGGACGACTCGCGCGTCGATACGGTTCTCTTTACTGGCTCCGCAGAAGTCGGCCACGAAATCGCCTCGAAAGTCGGCGGCGAACCCGGCAAACTGGCCGCCTGTGAGATGGGCGGGAAGAACGGCATCGTCGTCACCGAGAACGCCGACCTCGACATCGCCGTCCACTCGGCGGTCATGTCGTCGTTCAAGACGACCGGTCAGCGCTGTGTCTCTTCCGAACGCCTCATCGTCCACGAGTCGGTCTACGATGAGTTCAAAGAGCGCTTCGTCGAAGCCGCAAAGAACGTCGCCGTCGGCGACCCCCTCAAAGAGGACACGTTCATGGGTCCCCTCATCGAGGAGGGCCACCACGAGAAGGTGACCAAGTACAACGAACTGGCGAAAAAAGAGGACGTGAACGTCCTCGTCGATCGGACGGAACTCGATGCCGACGAGATTCCGGACGGTCACGAAGAAGGGTACTGGATCGGCCCGTTCGTCTACGAAGCGGACGCGCACGCCGACCTGCGCTGTACGCACGAGGAAGTGTTCGGCCCGCACGTCGCCCTGCTTGAGTACTCCGGCGACATCGAGGAAGCGGTCGAAATCCACAACGACACCAACTACGGTCTCGCCGGTGCCATCATCTCCGAGGACTACCGCGAGATTAACTACTACCGCGACAACGCGGAAGTCGGGCTTGCCTACGGCAACCTGCCGTGCATTGGTGCGGAAGTTCACCTGCCTTTCGGCGGCGTGAAGAAGTCCGGCAACGGCTACCCGAGCGCCCGCGAGGTTATCGAGGCAGTCACCGAGCGGACGGCGTGGACGCTGAACAACTCCAAGGACATCGAGATGGCGCAGGGTCTCTCTGCGGACATCAAGACGAAAGAGGACTAA
- a CDS encoding RIO1 family regulatory kinase/ATPase domain-containing protein: MELRRLVRGRVDWPRLEAVVRDLRDRYDREELHVRFLEADNWLSTPMVVDDEWFVKVISRQNSLVHALFTTGRNLGAFSSGTEGFFEHFGTPLEMAEHELEATRRMREIGLNAPEPVESFEVDGLGILVLEYLQDFRTLDKLDREVEKRLAPQVFSSLRTMHDHNLVHGDLRAENVLIVDDEVYFIDATNVSEEGAADAKSYDLACALAAIEPLIGAKSTVNAALESYEVDALLDALDFLDFVNIRPDHDFDAAALKGVIEQRAI, translated from the coding sequence ATGGAACTCCGCCGCCTCGTCAGGGGGCGCGTGGACTGGCCCCGACTCGAAGCCGTCGTCCGCGACTTACGCGACCGATACGACCGTGAAGAGCTACACGTCCGGTTTCTCGAAGCGGACAACTGGCTCTCTACTCCGATGGTCGTCGATGACGAGTGGTTCGTTAAGGTCATCTCACGGCAGAACTCGCTTGTCCACGCCCTCTTTACCACAGGTCGCAACCTCGGTGCATTCTCCTCGGGTACCGAAGGCTTTTTCGAACACTTCGGCACGCCGCTCGAGATGGCTGAACACGAACTCGAGGCGACGCGGCGGATGCGAGAGATCGGTCTGAACGCCCCCGAACCCGTCGAATCGTTCGAGGTGGACGGGCTCGGAATTCTCGTGTTGGAGTATCTTCAGGACTTCCGGACGCTCGACAAACTGGACCGCGAGGTCGAGAAACGACTCGCACCGCAGGTGTTCTCGTCACTCCGCACGATGCACGACCACAACCTCGTCCACGGCGACCTCCGCGCGGAGAACGTCCTCATCGTTGACGACGAGGTGTACTTCATCGACGCGACAAACGTGAGCGAGGAAGGCGCGGCCGACGCGAAGTCGTACGACCTCGCGTGTGCCCTCGCGGCTATCGAACCACTTATCGGAGCGAAATCGACCGTCAACGCCGCGCTGGAGTCGTATGAGGTAGACGCGCTTTTGGACGCGCTCGACTTCCTCGATTTCGTCAACATCCGCCCGGACCACGACTTCGACGCCGCCGCCCTCAAAGGCGTCATCGAACAACGAGCGATCTAA
- a CDS encoding ABC transporter substrate-binding protein gives MDRRTLLKLSGMGLVAGMAGCLEDTESTPTSGGGDTGDGSGTGTEGGDSGGQDSYTIGMVDALTGSLAPYGNRNQRGKDLAVAAINETGIGSEGAQLSIAVEDSESSNQSGVTAAQKLVEQNGVPLFIGAVGSGVSIAMYDSVTKGSGVVQISQNSTSPELTTRPGLLRTSPSGSAKGKALAQFVAGDDHDKVAVTWINNDYGSGLSEVFAENFEGEVVFNEPHDQGQSSYSGTLTKMASTDASAWLFLTYANEMTVMANEAFDQGYNTGVDYYGAESTIADEILENTPEGSLNGMKGITESAPADQENYQNFVSRFKSEYDTSPTVWAAYAYDAVTIAAIAIEAADEFTGSALKSVVRDVTRPEGQEVFTFSEAAEILRDGGSPSDVNYQGVSGPVDLDENGDPPGLYQVYSVAEHQYKYGDYITS, from the coding sequence GTGGACCGCCGTACGCTTCTCAAATTATCCGGAATGGGTCTTGTGGCAGGAATGGCTGGGTGTCTCGAAGACACCGAATCAACGCCGACGAGTGGAGGCGGCGACACCGGCGATGGCTCCGGGACAGGAACGGAGGGTGGGGACTCCGGTGGTCAGGACTCGTACACCATTGGGATGGTAGACGCACTCACTGGCTCGCTTGCCCCCTACGGCAATCGGAACCAGCGTGGGAAGGACTTGGCAGTAGCCGCAATCAACGAGACGGGTATCGGCTCTGAGGGGGCACAACTAAGCATCGCCGTTGAGGACTCCGAGTCTTCCAACCAATCGGGCGTCACCGCGGCGCAGAAACTCGTCGAACAGAACGGCGTCCCGCTGTTCATCGGCGCTGTCGGTTCCGGCGTCTCCATCGCCATGTACGACTCCGTGACCAAGGGGTCCGGCGTCGTACAGATCTCGCAGAACTCCACGAGTCCGGAACTCACCACCCGGCCGGGCCTCCTGCGGACGAGTCCGTCCGGGTCGGCCAAGGGGAAGGCGCTCGCGCAGTTCGTCGCCGGCGACGACCACGACAAAGTCGCCGTCACGTGGATTAACAACGACTACGGGAGCGGTCTCTCCGAAGTGTTCGCGGAGAACTTCGAGGGTGAAGTCGTGTTCAACGAACCGCACGACCAGGGGCAGTCCTCGTACAGCGGAACGCTGACGAAGATGGCCTCGACGGACGCGTCGGCGTGGCTGTTCCTCACCTACGCCAACGAGATGACCGTTATGGCGAACGAGGCGTTCGACCAGGGCTACAACACGGGCGTTGACTACTACGGTGCAGAATCCACCATCGCAGACGAGATTCTGGAGAACACACCGGAGGGAAGCCTCAACGGCATGAAGGGCATCACGGAATCTGCGCCCGCAGACCAAGAGAACTACCAGAACTTCGTTTCGCGGTTCAAGTCCGAGTACGATACCTCACCGACGGTGTGGGCGGCGTACGCCTATGACGCCGTCACTATCGCGGCAATCGCCATCGAGGCGGCAGACGAGTTCACCGGCTCGGCGCTGAAGTCCGTCGTGCGCGACGTAACGCGTCCGGAGGGACAGGAAGTGTTCACCTTCAGCGAAGCGGCGGAGATACTCAGAGACGGCGGATCGCCCAGCGACGTGAACTATCAGGGCGTCAGCGGTCCCGTTGACTTGGACGAAAACGGTGATCCGCCGGGGCTCTACCAAGTCTACTCCGTAGCGGAGCACCAGTACAAGTACGGCGACTACATCACGAGCTAA